One stretch of Apis cerana isolate GH-2021 linkage group LG8, AcerK_1.0, whole genome shotgun sequence DNA includes these proteins:
- the LOC107996499 gene encoding GTP-binding protein 128up: MSTILEKIASIEAEMARTQKNKATSGHLGLLKAKLAKLRRELITPKGGGGGGEQGFEVAKTGDARIGFVGFPSVGKSTLLSTLAGVYSEVAAYEFTTLTTVPGCIKYKGAKIQLLDLPGIIEGAKDGKGRGRQVIAVARTCSLIFIVLDVLKPLGHKRLIEHELEGFGLRLNKQPPNITFRKKDKGGINFQTTCAQSELDLETVKSILSEYRIHNADIILRYDATSDDLIDVIEGNRVYVPCIYLLNKIDQISIEELDIIYKIPHCVPISAHHKWNFDDLLEKMWEYLQLVRIYTKPKGQLPDYNSPVVLNRERRTVEDFCNKLHRSIAKEFKYALVWGSSVKHQPQKVGKDHILCDEDVVQIVKKV, encoded by the exons ATGAGTACAATATTAGAAAAGATTGCCTCAATCGAGGCCGAG atggcTCGGactcaaaaaaataaagctaCATCTGGCCACTTAGGTCTATTAAAAGCAAAATTAGCTAAATTAAGAAGAGAACTTATTACTCCTAAGGGTGGTGGAGGTGGTGGGGAGCAAGGTTTTGAAGTGGCTAAAACGGGTGATGCTAGAATAGGTTTTGTTG GTTTTCCTTCTGTGGGTAAATCTACTTTATTGAGTACTCTTGCTGGTGTTTATTCTGAAGTTGCAGCATATGAATTTACAACTCTTACAACTGTTCCTGGttgcataaaatataaggGTGCAAAAATAcag TTGCTTGATCTACCTGGTATCATTGAAGGTGCAAAAGATGGTAAAGGACGTGGAAGACAAGTTATTGCAGTTGCAAGGACTTgcagtttaatatttattgttttggaTGTGTTAAAACCACTTGgacataaaagattaattgagCATGAATTAGAAGGTTTTGGATTACGTTTAAATAAACAACCACCGAATATTACTTTccgtaaaaaagataaaggcggaattaattttcaaacgacG tgtGCACAATCAGAACTTGATTTAGAAACAGTGAAAAGTATTCTGTCAGAATATAGAATTCATAATGCAGATATTATTTTGCGTTATGATGCTACATCTGATGATCTAATTGATGTTATTGAAGGAAATCGTGTTTATGTACCATGTATTTATTTACTCAACAAAAtag ATCAAATTAGTATTGAAGAATtggatatcatttataaaataccgCATTGCGTACCGATTTCTGCTCATCATAAATGGAATTTTGATGATTTGCTTGAAAAAATGTGGGAATATTTACAACTTGTTAGAAT ttataccAAACCAAAGGGTCAATTACCAGATTATAATTCTCCAGTAGTATTAAACAGAGAAAGACGAACAGTTgaagatttttgtaataaattacatcGATCTATCGCAAAAGAGTTCAAATA TGCTCTTGTATGGGGATCGTCCGTTAAACATCAGCCACAGAAGGTCGGAAAAGATCACATATTATGTGATGAAGATGTCGTGCAAATTGTaaagaaagtataa
- the LOC107996498 gene encoding centrosomal protein of 131 kDa isoform X1, translating to MININHPKICGKPPVNKSFVTKELKQKEITDNSKEKEIDHDSIIKENTKKIDCNENIVESTMCSFEQICNIISDLEKDINAKIPEIDQLQLKPEKDVSHGKHETSGTTYDDIMTFLTKLEDGTLDETKINIPEIDAVMFEDMFGNSQSLPCINFDDIGPTNIEINNTHAFKEDLITAQLQLEEKEATISLLKEQLKTERKLACEKLESQKKSNNSKLQQQEEKYRGIVKRHQKFIEQLIQEKTDLTEKCNSLMQKVKEIEIKMQRDLKAAADRHVVELQRAKDHLAAAEKIKRERWIEARTTKIKEMTVKGLEPELRNMMEQHAEEIQKLRNLHMKELQDTELRIIRRSNQQLEQLRLELTASHERMLANEKNILWTRYQEKLEEQENQFKIQQAKLVEELQYDRDKFAKEQTKRDTEMEANLQKIHMQYKQEIDILKQQHLNEKKSLQESLKAEWQTCLTEYKRQQNLRIEQIENKIKEECNKERDRQIELAIERLEKDSRDERLTLQRNFDCKLKSLTEKYEMDLQNAIDNEQLHKGKLIQTKDKLEKTQIQLQEAENKLQECVTELNTANEIIKRLNIERNNAKKIVRQEIEGEKRELEEKIASLYQEITRINANRDASMAQLHSRIKLIMTQKVLTIKNLIKELNDTKLKCEHLEKLLDQQRRDYILKSL from the exons atgaTTAACATCAATCATCCAAAGATTTGCGGAAAACCACctgtaaataaatcttttgtaaCAAAAGagttaaaacaaaaagaaattacggATAATAGCAAGGAAAAAGAGATTGATCATGATTCTATTATTAAggaaaatacaaagaaaattgattgtaatgaaaatatcgTCGAATCGACTATGTGCTCATTCGaacaaatttgtaatataattagtgatctcgaaaaagatattaacGCAAAAATTCCAGAAATAGATCAATTACAG ctAAAACCAGAAAAAGACGTATCTCATGGGAAACATGAAACGAGTGGTACTACTTACGACGATATAATGACCTTCTTGACAAAACTCGAAGATG GTACATTGGACGAGACAAAGATCAACATCCCAGAGATAGATGCTGTTATGTTTGAAGACATGTTTGGCAACTCGCAATCTTTGCCCTGCATCAATTTCGATGA CATCGGGCCCACTAATATCGAGATCAACAACACTCATGCATTCAAAGAAGATTTAATCACAGCCCAGTTGCAACTTGAGGAAAAAGAGGCCACTATATCGCTCTTGAAGGAACAATTGAAGACCGAAAGAAAATTGGCATGTGAGAAATTGGAAAGTCAGAAAAAGAGCAATAACTCCAAATTGCAACAACAAGAGGAGAAATACAGAGGGATAGTGAAGAGACATCAGAAGTTCATCGAGCAGTTGATTCAGGAGAAAACCGATCTGACAGAGAAATGCAATTCATTGATGCAGAAGGtgaaagagatagagataaaaatgCAAAGAGATTTAAAAGCTGCAGCTGATAGGCACGTGGTGGAGTTACAAAGAGCGAAGGATCACTTGGCTGCTGCTGAGAAGATAAAAAGAGAGCGATGGATAGAGGCCAGGACGACAAAGATCAAG GAAATGACGGTAAAGGGTCTGGAACCTGAACTACGTAATATGATGGAACAACACGCGGAAGAGATTCAAAAGTTGAGGAATTTACACATGAAGGAATTGCAAGACACTGAATTGCGCATTATACGTCGATCTAATCAACAATTGGAGCAACTGCGTCTTGAGTTGACGGCCAGTCACGAGAGAATGTTGGCCAAcgagaagaatattttgtgGACCAG GTACCAGGAGAAACTGGAGGAAcaagaaaatcaatttaaaattcaacaagCGAAACTTGTGGAAGAATTGCAATACGATAGAGATAAGTTTGCCAAGGAACAGACGAAAAGAGACACTGAAATGGAAGCTAATTTGCAGAAGATACATATGCAATATAAG caAGAAATAGATATTCTGAAGCAACAGCATTTGAATGAGAAAAAGTCACTTCAAGAGTCATTGAAAGCTGAGTGGCAAACTTGTTTAACCGAGTATAAGAGAcaacaaaatttaagaattgaacaaattgagaataagataaaagaagaGTGTAATAAAGAGAGGGATCGGCAAATTGAGCTTGCCATAGAACGCTTAGAAAAAGATTCTCGAGATGAAAGATTGACTCTTCAACGAAATTTTGATTGCAAACTTAA atccCTAACAGAGAAATATGAAATGGACTTGCAAAATGCAATTGATAATGAACAGCTTCATAAAGGTAAGTTAATTCAAACGAAGGATAAGCTTGAAAAAACACAAATTCAATTGCAAGAAGCAGAGAACAAATTGCAAGAATGTGTAACCGAGTTGAATACTGCAAATGAG ataattaaacgattaaatatAGAACGAAATAAcgcaaaaaaaattgtgaggCAAGAAattgaaggagaaaaaagagaattggaagaaaaaattgcgTCGCTTTATCAGGAAATAACTCGTATAAATGCAAACAGAGATGCCTCGATGGCTCAATTACACAGCAg aattaagttGATAATGACACAAAAAGTTTTAACGATCAAAAATCTGATTAAAGAACTTAACgacacaaaattaaaatgcgAACACTTGGAAAAGTTATTGGACCAACAACGAAgggattatattttaaaaagtttataa
- the LOC107996498 gene encoding centrosomal protein of 131 kDa isoform X2 has protein sequence MININHPKICGKPPVNKSFVTKELKQKEITDNSKEKEIDHDSIIKENTKKIDCNENIVESTMCSFEQICNIISDLEKDINAKIPEIDQLQLKPEKDVSHGKHETSGTTYDDIMTFLTKLEDGTLDETKINIPEIDAVMFEDMFGNSQSLPCINFDDIGPTNIEINNTHAFKEDLITAQLQLEEKEATISLLKEQLKTERKLACEKLESQKKSNNSKLQQQEEKYRGIVKRHQKFIEQLIQEKTDLTEKCNSLMQKVKEIEIKMQRDLKAAADRHVVELQRAKDHLAAAEKIKRERWIEARTTKIKEMTVKGLEPELRNMMEQHAEEIQKLRNLHMKELQDTELRIIRRSNQQLEQLRLELTASHERMLANEKNILWTRYQEKLEEQENQFKIQQAKLVEELQYDRDKFAKEQTKRDTEMEANLQKIHMQYKQEIDILKQQHLNEKKSLQESLKAEWQTCLTEYKRQQNLRIEQIENKIKEECNKERDRQIELAIERLEKDSRDERLTLQRNFDCKLKSLTEKYEMDLQNAIDNEQLHKGKLIQTKDKLEKTQIQLQEAENKLQECVTELNTANEN, from the exons atgaTTAACATCAATCATCCAAAGATTTGCGGAAAACCACctgtaaataaatcttttgtaaCAAAAGagttaaaacaaaaagaaattacggATAATAGCAAGGAAAAAGAGATTGATCATGATTCTATTATTAAggaaaatacaaagaaaattgattgtaatgaaaatatcgTCGAATCGACTATGTGCTCATTCGaacaaatttgtaatataattagtgatctcgaaaaagatattaacGCAAAAATTCCAGAAATAGATCAATTACAG ctAAAACCAGAAAAAGACGTATCTCATGGGAAACATGAAACGAGTGGTACTACTTACGACGATATAATGACCTTCTTGACAAAACTCGAAGATG GTACATTGGACGAGACAAAGATCAACATCCCAGAGATAGATGCTGTTATGTTTGAAGACATGTTTGGCAACTCGCAATCTTTGCCCTGCATCAATTTCGATGA CATCGGGCCCACTAATATCGAGATCAACAACACTCATGCATTCAAAGAAGATTTAATCACAGCCCAGTTGCAACTTGAGGAAAAAGAGGCCACTATATCGCTCTTGAAGGAACAATTGAAGACCGAAAGAAAATTGGCATGTGAGAAATTGGAAAGTCAGAAAAAGAGCAATAACTCCAAATTGCAACAACAAGAGGAGAAATACAGAGGGATAGTGAAGAGACATCAGAAGTTCATCGAGCAGTTGATTCAGGAGAAAACCGATCTGACAGAGAAATGCAATTCATTGATGCAGAAGGtgaaagagatagagataaaaatgCAAAGAGATTTAAAAGCTGCAGCTGATAGGCACGTGGTGGAGTTACAAAGAGCGAAGGATCACTTGGCTGCTGCTGAGAAGATAAAAAGAGAGCGATGGATAGAGGCCAGGACGACAAAGATCAAG GAAATGACGGTAAAGGGTCTGGAACCTGAACTACGTAATATGATGGAACAACACGCGGAAGAGATTCAAAAGTTGAGGAATTTACACATGAAGGAATTGCAAGACACTGAATTGCGCATTATACGTCGATCTAATCAACAATTGGAGCAACTGCGTCTTGAGTTGACGGCCAGTCACGAGAGAATGTTGGCCAAcgagaagaatattttgtgGACCAG GTACCAGGAGAAACTGGAGGAAcaagaaaatcaatttaaaattcaacaagCGAAACTTGTGGAAGAATTGCAATACGATAGAGATAAGTTTGCCAAGGAACAGACGAAAAGAGACACTGAAATGGAAGCTAATTTGCAGAAGATACATATGCAATATAAG caAGAAATAGATATTCTGAAGCAACAGCATTTGAATGAGAAAAAGTCACTTCAAGAGTCATTGAAAGCTGAGTGGCAAACTTGTTTAACCGAGTATAAGAGAcaacaaaatttaagaattgaacaaattgagaataagataaaagaagaGTGTAATAAAGAGAGGGATCGGCAAATTGAGCTTGCCATAGAACGCTTAGAAAAAGATTCTCGAGATGAAAGATTGACTCTTCAACGAAATTTTGATTGCAAACTTAA atccCTAACAGAGAAATATGAAATGGACTTGCAAAATGCAATTGATAATGAACAGCTTCATAAAGGTAAGTTAATTCAAACGAAGGATAAGCTTGAAAAAACACAAATTCAATTGCAAGAAGCAGAGAACAAATTGCAAGAATGTGTAACCGAGTTGAATACTGCAAATGAG aattga
- the LOC107996498 gene encoding centrosomal protein of 131 kDa isoform X3 has protein sequence MININHPKICGKPPVNKSFVTKELKQKEITDNSKEKEIDHDSIIKENTKKIDCNENIVESTMCSFEQICNIISDLEKDINAKIPEIDQLQLKPEKDVSHGKHETSGTTYDDIMTFLTKLEDGTLDETKINIPEIDAVMFEDMFGNSQSLPCINFDDIGPTNIEINNTHAFKEDLITAQLQLEEKEATISLLKEQLKTERKLACEKLESQKKSNNSKLQQQEEKYRGIVKRHQKFIEQLIQEKTDLTEKCNSLMQKVKEIEIKMQRDLKAAADRHVVELQRAKDHLAAAEKIKRERWIEARTTKIKEMTVKGLEPELRNMMEQHAEEIQKLRNLHMKELQDTELRIIRRSNQQLEQLRLELTASHERMLANEKNILWTRYQEKLEEQENQFKIQQAKLVEELQYDRDKFAKEQTKRDTEMEANLQKIHMQYKQEIDILKQQHLNEKKSLQESLKAEWQTCLTEYKRQQNLRIEQIENKIKEECNKERDRQIELAIERLEKDSRDERLTLQRNFDCKLKSLTEKYEMDLQNAIDNEQLHKDN, from the exons atgaTTAACATCAATCATCCAAAGATTTGCGGAAAACCACctgtaaataaatcttttgtaaCAAAAGagttaaaacaaaaagaaattacggATAATAGCAAGGAAAAAGAGATTGATCATGATTCTATTATTAAggaaaatacaaagaaaattgattgtaatgaaaatatcgTCGAATCGACTATGTGCTCATTCGaacaaatttgtaatataattagtgatctcgaaaaagatattaacGCAAAAATTCCAGAAATAGATCAATTACAG ctAAAACCAGAAAAAGACGTATCTCATGGGAAACATGAAACGAGTGGTACTACTTACGACGATATAATGACCTTCTTGACAAAACTCGAAGATG GTACATTGGACGAGACAAAGATCAACATCCCAGAGATAGATGCTGTTATGTTTGAAGACATGTTTGGCAACTCGCAATCTTTGCCCTGCATCAATTTCGATGA CATCGGGCCCACTAATATCGAGATCAACAACACTCATGCATTCAAAGAAGATTTAATCACAGCCCAGTTGCAACTTGAGGAAAAAGAGGCCACTATATCGCTCTTGAAGGAACAATTGAAGACCGAAAGAAAATTGGCATGTGAGAAATTGGAAAGTCAGAAAAAGAGCAATAACTCCAAATTGCAACAACAAGAGGAGAAATACAGAGGGATAGTGAAGAGACATCAGAAGTTCATCGAGCAGTTGATTCAGGAGAAAACCGATCTGACAGAGAAATGCAATTCATTGATGCAGAAGGtgaaagagatagagataaaaatgCAAAGAGATTTAAAAGCTGCAGCTGATAGGCACGTGGTGGAGTTACAAAGAGCGAAGGATCACTTGGCTGCTGCTGAGAAGATAAAAAGAGAGCGATGGATAGAGGCCAGGACGACAAAGATCAAG GAAATGACGGTAAAGGGTCTGGAACCTGAACTACGTAATATGATGGAACAACACGCGGAAGAGATTCAAAAGTTGAGGAATTTACACATGAAGGAATTGCAAGACACTGAATTGCGCATTATACGTCGATCTAATCAACAATTGGAGCAACTGCGTCTTGAGTTGACGGCCAGTCACGAGAGAATGTTGGCCAAcgagaagaatattttgtgGACCAG GTACCAGGAGAAACTGGAGGAAcaagaaaatcaatttaaaattcaacaagCGAAACTTGTGGAAGAATTGCAATACGATAGAGATAAGTTTGCCAAGGAACAGACGAAAAGAGACACTGAAATGGAAGCTAATTTGCAGAAGATACATATGCAATATAAG caAGAAATAGATATTCTGAAGCAACAGCATTTGAATGAGAAAAAGTCACTTCAAGAGTCATTGAAAGCTGAGTGGCAAACTTGTTTAACCGAGTATAAGAGAcaacaaaatttaagaattgaacaaattgagaataagataaaagaagaGTGTAATAAAGAGAGGGATCGGCAAATTGAGCTTGCCATAGAACGCTTAGAAAAAGATTCTCGAGATGAAAGATTGACTCTTCAACGAAATTTTGATTGCAAACTTAA atccCTAACAGAGAAATATGAAATGGACTTGCAAAATGCAATTGATAATGAACAGCTTCATAAAG ataattaa